From the genome of Benincasa hispida cultivar B227 unplaced genomic scaffold, ASM972705v1 Contig650, whole genome shotgun sequence:
gaaagctaTCATGGAAATTTCCTATGGACTTAGAGTTGTCATCTTTTCATTTAACCCTCTGCAAtggtttctattttattttattttatttttttccattttgagtACTTGATGGTGAACGTGAGAATTATATTGTATGTTTGCTTACAGACATAAATGCTCAGCATGCTACAAGCAATATAAGAAGAAAGATCATCTTATTGAGCATATGAGAGTTTCATATCACTCTGTTCATCAGCCTAGATGTGGAGTCTGCCTAAAGCACTTCAAATCATTTGAATCATTGAGGGAACATCTAAAGGGTGAGATAGTTTGTGTATTTTGTATGGTAATATATCATAACACCATCTTATTATATCCAGTCTTTTAGGTCCACttccaaaatcaaattgttcaaaaATTTTCTCGGAGCGAGGTTGTGGGCTTTGTTTGAGAGTACTTGATGGTCCTGGATCTCTCAGTGAGCACCAAAACATTTGCTGCCTAACAGCACCTGTTCACCAAGTAAGTTGCTTTTTATGcatcatatatttatagatgATAGTTAGTTAATAAGGTCACTGGCAgttctcataaaaaaaaaaaaattaaaataatcgtAAAGGTACTGGTAGTTTATATTTTTGGATTTATCAAATAATTGAGCGCTTTATGACGATATCGTAAATGCATTTCAGAATTTGATTGGGGCTCTATTGTAGGGAAATAGTCTATTGCCTACTGATTTATCAGACTGTTATGGTGAAGATCGCTCTGATCGAGGTCATGGAGCAATAGCTATGGATTGTGTAATGGCTGGCGGTGGAAGTGATGGCGCACTGGACATTTGTGTTTGGATCTGCCTTGTTGATGAAGATGAGAAATTGATTTTCAGTACTTTCGTACAACCACAAATACCGATCACGAACTATAGGTACTTGTCTGCAGAGTTATCTTGCTCTTTAAAGAAGGTTTTTAGCTTTTAGAATCCAGCCTCTAGATGCTTATCTCCCGGCCATATTGTAGGCATGAAGTAACTGGGCTAAAGGAAGAACATATGAGGCATGCCATACCACTGAAAAATGTccaagaaaaagtattaaaaatCTTGTTAAATGGAGAATCCATTGAGAGATTGAGATTTAATGGTGGTAAAGCTAGGCTTCTTGTCGGCCATGACTTGGAGCATGACTTAGATTGCCTGAGAATGAATTATCCCGATCATATGTTAAGGTGATTTTCACTAACTTGGGTTGTAATTATGTGTGGATTAGTTCTTTTTTAATGAGAACGCAATGCATTTGAAGTGTGATCTGGGGAAGTGCAATGCACCAAAAAAATCAACTACTACTTTTCAATCCTGCAAGTTATTCTCTGGAAATAATTTCCCTTGTTGAGTGAAAataatggattttttttctcttgttttttgtttgtttttttaattttgattttttttgttgtgcGCTCGCATTCCTCATACACCTTTTGCATGAAATATTTTCTGCAGGGACACTGCTAGATATCATCCATTGATGAAAACAAATTTGGTTAGCCATTCCCTCAAGTACCTTACTCGAGCATATTTGGGGTATGGCACTTTAACTATGGTTCATACTGCTTTAaagaatgagtttttttttttttaataaaattattgttattattatttatttttattttcaatagaagcatttattttttttcaaataaatgaacaTAAAAACCTCCATTAATCTCTACACAATGGGGCTGGAGAGAATTAAGATATCACCCAGCGAAAACCTAAACCGTAGGGCTATGTGAAAAACAACCACTATCAATATTattaataacaaaagaaaagggaaaattatgtaaaaatctaTACAAATTACTACCATTGGGGGTAGTATGCCTTCCAATTGTTGTCTTGTTTAGATTACAAGGGTTCGCTTTTGCGGAGATTTTTGAAGTTTTTGTTGTTTCTCTCAAGAGTGATCTAAGAGTCAAGTTAAAAGTTCTTTCAAGCTTGAATTCCTACCAGAAAttttttatacattaaaaaacCACCAACTGGAGAGGATCTAAGTGAGCAGCAAGGAGTGTTTTGTGAACAACAGCAATGAAATTATTGATTaatggttttatttatttatttatttttttatatatatatattaaatctttcattttgggTCTTTAATGCTTATTATCTTGTGCTCCAAATCCAATACCGCACGTGCTGTCCATATTTGTTTTGTATTAGGTTGGCCCAATGATTAAAGAATAAATGTGGTCTTAAAATGCTTTGGAGTACATGAGCTTTGAGTGTTGGTGGTCATTTGCATAGGAGAGACATACGGGTCTATTTATTCCTAATTCCCAATGTTTTTAGAGCTGGTCTTAGATATATAAGGCTGCTTAGATATCTACAGGAATGAAGAAATCTATCCAACACATCATCATAGAATGTTTACAGTCAAATATagattcattattatttttttcacatattatttaaaaatttgatgaAGATGAAACATCCGATCATGTGGGTTGAAAATG
Proteins encoded in this window:
- the LOC120069877 gene encoding RNA exonuclease 4 isoform X2, giving the protein MRVSYHSVHQPRCGVCLKHFKSFESLREHLKGPLPKSNCSKIFSERGCGLCLRVLDGPGSLSEHQNICCLTAPVHQGNSLLPTDLSDCYGEDRSDRGHGAIAMDCVMAGGGSDGALDICVWICLVDEDEKLIFSTFVQPQIPITNYRHEVTGLKEEHMRHAIPLKNVQEKVLKILLNGESIERLRFNGGKARLLVGHDLEHDLDCLRMNYPDHMLRDTARYHPLMKTNLVSHSLKYLTRAYLGYDIRQGGHNPYENCVSVMRLYKRMRSLDHRGQVPSIAPHIQYVAPSLDSVSTKDLEKMTPHELYEMSRSNFKCWCLDSRRVMLT
- the LOC120069877 gene encoding uncharacterized protein LOC120069877 isoform X3, encoding MDSDHDPLKTPSLRHKCSACYKQYKKKDHLIEHMRVSYHSVHQPRCGVCLKHFKSFESLREHLKGPLPKSNCSKIFSERGCGLCLRVLDGPGSLSEHQNICCLTAPVHQGNSLLPTDLSDCYGEDRSDRGHGAIAMDCVMAGGGSDGALDICVWICLVDEDEKLIFSTFVQPQIPITNYRDTARYHPLMKTNLVSHSLKYLTRAYLGYDIRQGGHNPYENCVSVMRLYKRMRSLDHRGQVPSIAPHIQYVAPSLDSVSTKDLEKMTPHELYEMSRSNFKCWCLDSRRVMLT
- the LOC120069877 gene encoding uncharacterized protein LOC120069877 isoform X1; its protein translation is MDSDHDPLKTPSLRHKCSACYKQYKKKDHLIEHMRVSYHSVHQPRCGVCLKHFKSFESLREHLKGPLPKSNCSKIFSERGCGLCLRVLDGPGSLSEHQNICCLTAPVHQGNSLLPTDLSDCYGEDRSDRGHGAIAMDCVMAGGGSDGALDICVWICLVDEDEKLIFSTFVQPQIPITNYRHEVTGLKEEHMRHAIPLKNVQEKVLKILLNGESIERLRFNGGKARLLVGHDLEHDLDCLRMNYPDHMLRDTARYHPLMKTNLVSHSLKYLTRAYLGYDIRQGGHNPYENCVSVMRLYKRMRSLDHRGQVPSIAPHIQYVAPSLDSVSTKDLEKMTPHELYEMSRSNFKCWCLDSRRVMLT